The following proteins are encoded in a genomic region of Hoeflea phototrophica DFL-43:
- a CDS encoding two-component system sensor histidine kinase NtrB produces MSDRKTEDAIAPGAIDTSSMVLNAIQHPVIMVDAQGHVCFANWEAESFFAASASHLSRHNLDNFIPFGSPLLELIEQVRERRAAVNEYRVDLSSPRLGSDKLVDLYVAPVAGLPDNVVVVFQERSMADKIDRQLTHRAAARSVTGLASMLAHEIKNPLSGIRGAAQLLEMSVGDEDRALTRLIRDETDRIVSLVDRMEIFSDERPVDREPVNIHSVLDHVKAVAKAGFARNIRFIELYDPSLPPVYANRDQLVQVFLNLVKNAAEAVGEVADPEIVLTTAYRPGIKLSVAGTREKVSLPLEFCVQDNGPGVPSDLLPHLFDPFITTKTNGSGLGLALVAKIVGGHGGIVECDSQTRKTTFRILMPASRDARPVEPLPPPGAVATE; encoded by the coding sequence ATGAGTGATCGAAAGACAGAGGATGCAATTGCACCCGGCGCAATCGACACATCCAGCATGGTGCTCAACGCAATACAGCACCCGGTCATAATGGTTGATGCACAGGGTCATGTCTGTTTTGCAAACTGGGAAGCGGAATCCTTCTTCGCTGCCAGCGCCTCGCATCTCAGTCGTCACAACCTCGACAATTTCATCCCCTTTGGAAGCCCGCTGCTCGAGTTGATCGAGCAGGTTCGTGAACGCCGTGCAGCTGTTAACGAATACCGTGTGGATCTCAGTTCCCCACGGCTCGGCAGTGACAAGCTGGTCGATCTCTATGTGGCGCCGGTGGCAGGCCTGCCCGACAATGTGGTTGTGGTGTTCCAGGAACGCTCGATGGCCGACAAGATCGACCGGCAGCTCACCCATCGCGCCGCGGCACGTTCGGTAACCGGTCTGGCGTCGATGCTGGCCCACGAGATCAAGAACCCGCTTTCGGGCATCCGCGGTGCGGCTCAGCTGCTCGAAATGTCTGTTGGTGACGAAGACCGCGCGCTCACCCGGCTGATCCGGGATGAAACCGATCGGATCGTTTCGCTGGTTGATCGAATGGAGATCTTTTCCGATGAACGGCCTGTCGACCGTGAGCCGGTCAACATCCATTCGGTGCTTGACCACGTCAAGGCTGTGGCAAAGGCCGGTTTCGCGCGCAACATCCGCTTCATTGAGCTTTATGATCCGTCCCTGCCGCCGGTCTATGCGAACCGGGACCAACTTGTGCAGGTGTTCTTGAACCTGGTCAAGAACGCAGCGGAGGCGGTGGGCGAAGTTGCTGACCCCGAAATTGTGCTAACCACGGCATACCGGCCGGGCATCAAGCTTTCGGTCGCAGGGACCCGCGAAAAAGTCTCTCTGCCGCTCGAGTTCTGTGTTCAGGACAACGGGCCGGGGGTGCCATCGGACCTGCTGCCGCATCTATTCGACCCTTTCATTACAACCAAGACCAACGGTTCTGGTCTGGGCCTCGCTCTGGTCGCCAAGATCGTCGGCGGGCATGGCGGCATTGTCGAATGCGACAGCCAGACCCGCAAAACCACATTCCGTATTCTGATGCCCGCATCACGTGACGCCCGGCCGGTTGAGCCGTTGCCGCCGCCAGGCGCCGTGGCGACCGAGTAA
- the ntrC gene encoding nitrogen regulation protein NR(I), which yields MGNATILVADDDAAIRTVLNQALTRAGYEVRITSNAATLWRWVSAGEGDLVITDVVMPDENAFDMLPRIRRARPDLPVLVMSAQNTFMTAIKASEGGAYDYLPKPFDLTEMIGTIGRALSEPRKVAAQPEDTTEGMPLVGRSAAMQEIYRVLARLMQTDLTLMITGESGTGKELVARALHDYGKRRNGPFVAINMAAIPRDLIESELFGHEKGAFTGAQNRSTGRFEQAEGGTLFLDEIGDMPMDAQTRLLRVLQQGEYTTVGGRTPIKSDVRIVAATNKDLKILINQGLFREDLFYRLNVVPLRLPALRDRAEDVPDLVRHFVRHAVGEGLDAKRFDGDALDLLKAYPWPGNVRELENVVRRVMALYPQDVISREIIDNELRIETPEQSSPQGGAPMAQATIAQSVEENMRRYFSGFGEDLPPPGLYHRVLEEVEYPLILAALTATRGNQIKAADLLGLNRNTLRKKIRELGVTVYRSPRPA from the coding sequence ATGGGCAACGCCACAATTCTTGTCGCCGATGACGACGCTGCAATCCGTACCGTGCTCAATCAGGCTCTGACCCGCGCCGGCTACGAAGTCAGGATCACGTCCAATGCAGCGACGCTGTGGCGCTGGGTGTCGGCAGGCGAGGGGGATCTGGTGATCACCGATGTGGTGATGCCGGACGAGAATGCCTTTGACATGCTGCCACGCATTCGCCGCGCCCGCCCCGATCTGCCAGTTCTGGTCATGAGCGCGCAAAACACCTTCATGACTGCCATCAAGGCGTCGGAAGGCGGGGCCTATGATTATCTTCCAAAGCCGTTTGACCTTACCGAGATGATCGGCACCATCGGACGGGCCCTCTCGGAGCCGCGCAAGGTTGCCGCCCAACCCGAGGACACCACCGAAGGCATGCCTCTGGTGGGGCGCTCAGCCGCCATGCAGGAAATCTACCGGGTGCTTGCACGTCTGATGCAGACGGATCTGACCCTGATGATCACCGGCGAATCCGGCACCGGCAAGGAACTCGTCGCGCGTGCCTTGCATGACTATGGCAAGCGCCGCAACGGCCCCTTCGTGGCCATCAATATGGCCGCAATTCCACGCGACCTGATCGAATCGGAGCTGTTCGGCCATGAAAAAGGTGCCTTCACCGGCGCACAGAACCGCTCCACCGGGCGTTTTGAGCAGGCTGAAGGCGGCACCCTGTTTCTCGATGAGATCGGCGATATGCCGATGGATGCCCAGACCCGCTTGTTGAGAGTTCTCCAGCAAGGTGAATACACGACCGTTGGCGGCCGCACCCCGATCAAGAGCGATGTCCGCATTGTCGCCGCGACCAACAAGGACCTCAAGATCCTGATCAATCAGGGCCTGTTTCGCGAGGATCTGTTCTATCGGCTCAACGTGGTGCCTTTGAGGCTTCCGGCGTTGCGTGACCGTGCCGAGGACGTGCCGGATCTGGTGCGCCATTTTGTGCGCCATGCCGTTGGCGAGGGGCTCGACGCCAAACGTTTTGATGGCGACGCGCTCGATCTGCTCAAGGCCTATCCCTGGCCCGGCAATGTCCGCGAACTTGAAAACGTGGTTCGCCGCGTCATGGCACTCTATCCGCAGGATGTGATCAGCCGCGAAATCATCGACAACGAGCTCCGGATCGAAACCCCCGAGCAATCCTCGCCTCAGGGCGGAGCCCCCATGGCGCAGGCGACGATTGCGCAATCGGTGGAAGAAAACATGCGGCGATACTTTTCGGGGTTTGGCGAAGATCTGCCTCCTCCGGGTTTGTATCACCGTGTGCTCGAAGAGGTTGAGTATCCGCTGATACTGGCCGCGCTAACGGCAACCCGCGGCAATCAGATCAAGGCGGCGGACCTTCTGGGTCTGAACCGCAATACATTGCGCAAGAAGATTCGCGAGCTCGGCGTAACCGTCTACCGTTCGCCGCGCCCCGCTTGA
- a CDS encoding sensor histidine kinase NtrY-like translates to MAMNSAAAPQTSLPDASDDSSSADASVQRRNLFTLPGIALVVSAFVSALVSFAILLGLTPIEPVDQVVLGAVVINLVFVVGLVTLVFLELRMLLRARRRGKAAAKLHIRVVALFSIVAIVPAILVAIVASITLDVGLDRWFSLRTKSIVNSSLSVAEAYVLENARFLQGQTVSMANDLDNARSLYSLDRIGFTQFMTRQATGRGLLGAFLVRTDGSVILQADIRTERPLPAIPESALKDAVNGQPTLIPPGVTNLVGAVMPLQQIDGALLYTVRVVDPEVMRSMRLMEDATLEYQTLEQGRTSLQLAFGILYLGFALIVLLAAIWTAIAVADRLVRPIRVLIGASDDVASGNLDVTVPVHSSDGDVGSLARTFNNMIVQIRTQRDEILSAKDQIDDRRRFTEAVLSGVSAGVVGIDNVGAVTIANRSARQILAEGDEAEVIGKAFNEIAPEFETVMAEAAMRPRADARAQITLNRSGKERTLNVKVTREETHDGLESFVVTLDDITDLLIAQRSTAWADVARRIAHEIKNPLTPIQLSAERIRRRYGRQIPDEDRAVFDQCTDTIVRQVEDIGRMVDEFSSFARMPKPSKTHADLRNILKDAAFLREVSRSDIEFVQEYADTPLEGDFDPRMLGQAFGNLIKNATEAIDSVPTDADRQGKIVVIRAGVSADGQDYVIDIIDNGRGLPGENRHRLLEPYMTMREKGTGLGLAIVKKIIDDHGGIIQLRDAPADIDGGRGAMISVRLPVHAAMGGHEDQNSEQQKEQVERTDHGV, encoded by the coding sequence ATGGCGATGAATTCGGCTGCCGCGCCGCAGACCTCCCTCCCTGACGCAAGCGACGATTCAAGCTCCGCGGACGCCAGCGTTCAGCGCCGAAATCTGTTCACCTTGCCCGGCATCGCGCTCGTTGTCTCGGCCTTTGTGAGTGCGCTGGTTTCCTTTGCCATTCTGCTCGGACTGACACCAATTGAACCGGTAGACCAGGTTGTGCTGGGCGCGGTGGTTATCAACCTCGTCTTCGTGGTTGGCCTGGTGACATTGGTCTTTCTCGAACTCCGAATGCTTCTGCGAGCGCGCCGGCGCGGCAAAGCGGCCGCCAAGCTCCACATTCGGGTTGTTGCACTGTTCTCGATTGTGGCAATCGTGCCGGCCATTCTCGTCGCCATAGTGGCGTCAATCACGCTTGATGTGGGGCTGGATCGCTGGTTTTCGCTGCGAACCAAATCCATCGTCAATTCCTCACTGTCAGTGGCTGAGGCCTATGTGTTGGAGAATGCGAGATTTCTGCAGGGCCAGACAGTCTCCATGGCCAATGATCTCGACAATGCACGCTCGCTCTACTCGCTCGACCGGATCGGCTTTACCCAGTTCATGACCAGACAAGCCACCGGCCGCGGCCTGCTGGGTGCGTTTTTGGTTCGCACGGATGGCAGCGTGATCCTGCAGGCAGACATTCGCACCGAACGGCCATTGCCGGCGATTCCGGAATCGGCGCTCAAGGATGCGGTGAATGGACAGCCGACACTGATCCCACCCGGTGTCACCAACCTTGTTGGTGCGGTAATGCCGCTGCAGCAGATTGACGGCGCGCTTTTGTACACAGTGCGTGTGGTTGATCCCGAAGTCATGCGCTCGATGCGTCTGATGGAGGACGCAACACTCGAATACCAGACGCTGGAGCAGGGGCGGACCTCCTTGCAACTGGCCTTTGGCATTCTCTATCTCGGCTTCGCCCTTATTGTGCTGCTGGCAGCAATCTGGACGGCGATTGCGGTGGCTGACCGTCTTGTGCGGCCAATCCGGGTGCTGATCGGCGCTTCGGATGATGTTGCAAGTGGCAATCTCGACGTGACCGTGCCGGTGCATTCATCTGATGGGGATGTTGGCTCCCTGGCCCGGACATTCAACAACATGATTGTGCAAATTCGTACCCAGCGCGACGAGATTCTCTCCGCCAAGGACCAGATTGATGATCGCCGCAGGTTTACAGAGGCTGTCCTTTCGGGGGTGTCTGCCGGTGTGGTGGGTATCGACAATGTCGGCGCAGTGACCATTGCAAACCGGTCGGCCCGCCAGATCCTTGCCGAAGGTGACGAGGCCGAGGTGATCGGCAAGGCTTTCAATGAAATTGCTCCTGAATTCGAAACTGTCATGGCTGAGGCGGCGATGCGGCCGCGTGCCGATGCCCGCGCGCAGATTACGCTGAACCGAAGCGGGAAGGAACGCACACTCAACGTCAAGGTGACCCGGGAGGAAACCCATGATGGGCTCGAATCCTTTGTTGTCACGCTTGACGATATCACTGATCTGCTGATCGCCCAGCGCTCGACAGCCTGGGCCGATGTCGCCCGGCGTATTGCCCATGAAATCAAAAACCCGCTGACCCCGATCCAGCTTTCTGCCGAACGAATCCGCCGCCGCTACGGACGGCAGATCCCCGATGAAGACCGCGCCGTGTTCGACCAATGCACCGACACGATCGTGCGTCAGGTGGAGGACATTGGCCGGATGGTCGATGAGTTCTCCTCCTTTGCGCGGATGCCCAAGCCGTCCAAGACTCACGCCGATCTTCGCAACATCCTCAAAGACGCAGCTTTTCTCAGGGAAGTCAGTCGCAGTGACATTGAATTTGTACAGGAATATGCCGACACGCCGCTTGAGGGAGACTTCGATCCCCGGATGCTGGGTCAGGCATTTGGCAATCTGATCAAGAATGCGACCGAGGCAATCGATTCGGTTCCTACAGACGCCGATCGCCAAGGCAAGATCGTCGTCATCCGCGCGGGCGTTTCCGCGGATGGACAGGATTATGTCATCGACATCATCGACAATGGCCGCGGCCTGCCCGGTGAAAACCGGCACCGGTTGCTCGAACCCTATATGACCATGCGCGAAAAGGGGACCGGCCTTGGCCTCGCAATCGTCAAGAAGATCATCGATGACCATGGTGGCATCATTCAATTGCGCGACGCACCCGCTGACATCGACGGCGGCAGGGGCGCAATGATCTCCGTACGGCTGCCAGTGCATGCGGCCATGGGTGGTCACGAAGACCAAAATTCTGAACAACAAAAAGAACAAGTGGAGCGAACAGATCATGGCGTCTGA
- a CDS encoding sigma-54-dependent transcriptional regulator — protein MASDILVVDDEEDIREIVSGILDDEGHETRTAADSDSAVAAITDRVPRLIFLDIWLQGSRLDGLALLDEIKARYPDLPVVMISGHGNIETAVSAIRRGAYDFIEKPFKADRLLLVAERALETSKLKREVTELKRRSGDPAELIGTSVAVSQLKQTIDKIAPTNSRVMILGPSGSGKELVARLIHRKSNRAGGPFVVLNAAAITPERMEVALFGTESAASHERKVGALEEAHGGILYLDEVADMPRGTQNKILRVLVDQQFERVGGTKRVKVDVRIISSTARNLEELISEGEFREDLYHRLAVVPVRVPSLSERREDIPFLVDMFMRQVSEQAGIRNRRIGEDALAVIQAHTWPGNIRQLRNYMERLMILARSDGPETVISADMLPDDVSDMLPKASAAGSNHIMTLPLREARELFERDYLIAQINRFGGNISRTAEFVGMERSALHRKLKSLGV, from the coding sequence ATGGCGTCTGATATTCTGGTGGTCGATGACGAGGAGGACATTCGTGAGATCGTCTCGGGCATTCTCGATGATGAGGGACATGAGACACGCACCGCCGCTGACAGCGATTCCGCTGTTGCAGCCATCACCGACCGGGTGCCACGGCTGATATTTCTTGACATCTGGCTGCAGGGCAGCCGGCTTGACGGCCTGGCGCTGCTTGACGAGATCAAGGCACGGTATCCGGACCTGCCGGTGGTGATGATTTCAGGCCATGGCAACATCGAGACCGCTGTTTCGGCGATCAGGCGCGGCGCTTATGATTTCATTGAGAAGCCGTTCAAGGCAGACCGGCTTCTGCTTGTCGCCGAACGGGCGCTGGAAACGTCCAAGCTGAAGCGCGAAGTGACCGAACTCAAACGCCGCTCCGGCGATCCGGCCGAGTTGATCGGCACCTCGGTCGCGGTCTCGCAGCTCAAACAGACCATCGACAAGATTGCGCCCACCAACAGCCGGGTGATGATTCTTGGCCCCTCGGGTTCGGGCAAGGAGCTTGTCGCACGGCTGATACACCGCAAGTCGAATCGGGCGGGCGGGCCCTTCGTGGTCCTCAATGCGGCCGCTATTACACCTGAGCGCATGGAGGTCGCGCTGTTTGGCACCGAAAGTGCCGCCAGCCACGAACGCAAGGTGGGGGCGCTGGAGGAGGCCCATGGCGGCATCCTCTATCTCGACGAGGTCGCTGACATGCCACGGGGGACGCAGAACAAGATCCTTCGTGTTCTGGTGGATCAGCAGTTCGAGCGTGTCGGTGGGACCAAGCGTGTGAAAGTCGATGTCCGCATCATCTCCTCCACGGCCCGCAATCTTGAAGAACTGATCTCAGAGGGCGAATTTCGCGAGGACCTCTATCACCGGCTCGCGGTGGTTCCTGTCCGGGTTCCCTCACTGAGCGAAAGGCGCGAGGACATCCCGTTCCTGGTCGACATGTTCATGCGTCAGGTTTCCGAACAGGCTGGAATCAGAAACCGCCGCATCGGGGAGGATGCATTGGCGGTGATTCAGGCTCACACCTGGCCGGGCAACATCCGGCAATTGCGCAATTACATGGAACGCTTGATGATCTTGGCCCGTTCGGATGGTCCGGAAACAGTGATCAGCGCGGATATGCTGCCCGACGATGTTTCCGACATGTTGCCCAAGGCATCTGCCGCCGGTTCCAACCACATCATGACCTTGCCGCTGCGCGAGGCGCGCGAGCTCTTCGAGCGTGACTATCTGATTGCCCAGATCAACCGCTTTGGCGGCAACATTTCCCGCACTGCCGAATTTGTGGGGATGGAGCGGTCTGCGCTGCATCGCAAATTGAAATCGCTTGGCGTATAA
- the trkA gene encoding Trk system potassium transporter TrkA has product MKVIICGAGRVGYGIAERLAAEDNDVSVIDTSATLVQAIRDTLDVRSYVGHGAHPDVLAQAGADQADMIIAVTLYDEINMVACQVAHSIFKVPTKIARIRAQSYLKSHWSDLFSRDHMPIDVIISPEVEVGQMVLRRIALPGATDAVRFADDKVAMVAIECLEDCPVVNTPLLQLSELFPDLLATVVGVWRHEKLFVPHSSDQLETGDLAYVVCDRDHVRRTLGLFGHEEQEASRIVISGGGNIGYYVAAAIEERQPKTKVKIIEADRERAVSVADSLNRTVVLNGSALDQNILVEADIQNADLMVALTNDDQVNILSSVMAKRLGCKANLALINNPSFQSFTKTLGIDAHINPRAVTISRILQHVRRGRIRAVYSVQKGAAEVIEAEALETSPLVGKPLRSLDLPDGVRIGAIYRDKQVLKPDGSLKIKAKDRVVMFAALDSVRHVEQMFRVSLEFF; this is encoded by the coding sequence ATGAAGGTCATCATTTGCGGCGCGGGACGAGTGGGCTACGGCATTGCCGAGCGTCTCGCAGCGGAAGACAACGACGTATCGGTGATCGATACCTCGGCAACGCTTGTCCAAGCCATCCGCGACACGCTTGATGTTCGCAGCTATGTGGGCCATGGGGCGCATCCCGATGTTCTGGCCCAGGCCGGCGCCGACCAGGCCGACATGATCATTGCCGTTACACTCTACGACGAGATCAACATGGTCGCCTGCCAGGTGGCCCATTCGATCTTCAAGGTTCCTACGAAGATCGCGCGAATCCGCGCCCAGTCCTACCTGAAATCCCATTGGTCGGATCTGTTTTCACGCGATCACATGCCGATCGATGTGATCATCTCTCCAGAGGTTGAGGTTGGCCAGATGGTTTTGCGGCGGATTGCGCTGCCCGGCGCCACCGACGCGGTCCGCTTCGCCGATGACAAGGTGGCTATGGTTGCCATCGAATGTCTTGAAGATTGCCCGGTAGTCAACACGCCTCTGTTGCAGCTCAGCGAACTTTTCCCCGATCTCCTGGCGACCGTGGTCGGGGTCTGGCGTCACGAAAAACTTTTCGTTCCCCATTCGAGCGACCAGCTTGAAACCGGCGATCTTGCTTATGTCGTGTGTGACCGTGATCATGTCCGCCGGACCCTGGGGCTGTTCGGCCATGAAGAGCAGGAAGCAAGCCGCATCGTCATCTCGGGTGGCGGCAACATCGGTTATTATGTCGCCGCGGCGATCGAGGAGCGTCAGCCGAAAACCAAGGTCAAAATCATTGAGGCGGATCGTGAGCGTGCGGTTTCTGTCGCCGACTCACTGAACCGGACAGTGGTGCTCAACGGTTCCGCGCTTGATCAGAACATTCTGGTCGAGGCGGACATCCAAAACGCCGATCTGATGGTGGCGCTGACCAATGACGACCAGGTCAACATCCTATCTTCGGTGATGGCCAAGCGTCTTGGCTGCAAGGCCAATCTCGCGCTGATCAACAACCCGTCGTTCCAGTCTTTCACCAAGACCCTTGGCATCGATGCCCACATCAATCCGCGCGCAGTCACAATCTCGCGCATCCTTCAGCACGTGCGCCGCGGCCGCATCCGCGCGGTCTATTCGGTGCAGAAGGGCGCGGCAGAAGTGATCGAGGCCGAGGCTCTCGAGACCTCGCCATTGGTTGGCAAGCCTTTGCGCAGCCTGGATCTGCCCGATGGCGTGCGCATCGGCGCGATCTACCGCGACAAGCAGGTGCTCAAGCCCGATGGCTCGCTCAAGATCAAGGCCAAGGACAGGGTGGTGATGTTTGCGGCACTCGATTCAGTCCGCCACGTTGAACAGATGTTCCGCGTCAGCCTCGAATTCTTTTAA
- a CDS encoding potassium transporter TrkG, with protein sequence MGVMFALIVPSVLFAIADGARDLALSMLLIGALGVFAALMVLGSIAGFERRLGRASGYLALVAAWILLPIAAAISFKTLGGLSWVDSWFEAVAALTTSGITLLPRETAPRAILFWRASLEWYGGFLTIVSIIHVLAPAGFGGLPGGDRRVLTGNSSEMTVDLSSFRDVLTQYVLITVVIFIALMLAGVNGPFAAMMSMIAIATGGFLPFEGALEDHAGPAAQFVLAIGLALGTVSVFWRQRLLRAPRNLIRDNPEVFVVVVAIIVIAVFYAARLSAVSGGSDLPPIFVESLLAATSLVATSGIESRPGVIALWPEILVLVVVLVGGGIYSTTGGFKIYRISAMAVHSARELNRLIYPSSVSSLRFGRYLIDEVSMRAIWTYFALSLVVIASAALMFTLTATDFEAGVTMAISLFSNTGPVYDALIPPVYTTDPANDIWPHFEAIPASAKLAGILLMTLGRLEVMVVFTVLNLRYWLTR encoded by the coding sequence ATGGGCGTTATGTTCGCGCTCATTGTGCCGTCTGTGCTGTTTGCCATCGCAGACGGCGCGCGCGATCTGGCATTGTCTATGCTGCTTATCGGCGCGCTTGGTGTCTTTGCGGCCTTGATGGTTCTGGGATCGATTGCAGGCTTCGAGCGGCGGCTTGGACGCGCATCTGGTTATCTTGCGCTGGTTGCCGCCTGGATTCTGCTCCCCATTGCCGCAGCAATTTCATTCAAGACATTGGGCGGGCTCAGCTGGGTGGATTCCTGGTTCGAGGCGGTTGCGGCGCTGACAACTTCGGGGATCACCCTGTTGCCGCGCGAAACCGCACCGCGGGCAATCCTGTTCTGGCGCGCGAGCCTTGAGTGGTATGGCGGCTTTCTGACCATCGTCTCGATTATTCATGTGCTGGCACCGGCCGGTTTTGGAGGGCTTCCGGGCGGCGATCGGCGCGTACTCACCGGAAACTCCAGTGAAATGACGGTCGATCTGTCGAGTTTTCGCGATGTATTGACCCAGTATGTGCTTATCACGGTCGTTATCTTCATCGCACTGATGCTGGCCGGCGTGAACGGGCCTTTTGCGGCCATGATGTCGATGATCGCCATCGCGACGGGCGGATTCTTGCCCTTCGAGGGTGCGCTCGAAGACCATGCCGGCCCGGCGGCACAATTCGTCTTGGCAATCGGATTGGCGCTTGGCACCGTCAGCGTGTTCTGGCGCCAAAGGCTGTTGCGCGCACCGAGGAACCTCATAAGGGACAATCCGGAGGTGTTCGTCGTGGTGGTGGCGATCATTGTGATTGCGGTCTTTTACGCCGCCCGGCTGTCAGCAGTGTCCGGTGGCAGCGATCTGCCGCCAATCTTTGTAGAAAGCCTCTTGGCCGCCACATCGCTGGTTGCCACCAGCGGTATCGAAAGCCGGCCAGGCGTCATTGCCCTGTGGCCGGAAATTCTGGTGTTGGTTGTCGTGCTGGTCGGCGGCGGCATTTATTCCACGACCGGCGGTTTCAAGATCTACCGTATCTCGGCGATGGCGGTTCATTCAGCCCGGGAACTCAATCGGCTGATATATCCCTCGAGCGTCTCAAGCCTCCGGTTTGGTCGCTATCTGATCGATGAAGTGAGCATGCGGGCAATATGGACCTATTTCGCCCTCTCGCTGGTGGTAATTGCCAGTGCGGCATTGATGTTCACGCTGACCGCTACCGATTTTGAAGCCGGCGTCACCATGGCGATCTCGCTGTTTTCCAATACCGGACCGGTGTATGACGCGCTCATTCCTCCGGTCTACACAACGGATCCGGCCAATGATATCTGGCCGCACTTTGAGGCCATTCCGGCATCCGCCAAGCTCGCCGGGATCCTGCTGATGACCCTTGGACGGCTTGAAGTGATGGTGGTTTTTACGGTTCTCAATCTACGCTATTGGTTGACGCGCTAG
- the hfq gene encoding RNA chaperone Hfq translates to MAERSQNLQDLFLNTVRKQKISLTIFLINGVKLTGVVTSFDNFCVLLRRDGHSQLVYKHAISTIMPSQPVQMFENEDAGSNA, encoded by the coding sequence ATGGCGGAGCGTTCACAGAACCTGCAGGATCTTTTTCTCAACACGGTTCGAAAACAAAAAATATCCCTGACGATCTTTCTGATCAATGGGGTAAAATTGACCGGTGTAGTCACCTCTTTTGACAATTTCTGCGTGCTTCTACGGCGCGACGGTCATTCGCAGCTTGTCTACAAGCATGCGATCTCCACCATCATGCCGAGTCAGCCGGTTCAGATGTTCGAGAATGAAGACGCAGGCAGCAACGCCTGA
- the hflX gene encoding GTPase HflX: MEEAVGLAGAIDLQVAEALIVPISAPRPSTLFGKGKMLEVKGVIETTGSGLVIVDHPLTPVQQRNMETEWKVKVIDRTGLILEIFGRRASTREGVLQVELAHLNYQKGRLVRSWTHLERQRGGGGFMGGPGETQIEADRRLLQDRIVKLERELEQVRRTRQLHRAKRKKVPHPIVALVGYTNAGKSTLFNRVTGAEVLAEDMLFATLDPTLRRMKLPHGNTVILSDTVGFISSLPTHLVAAFRATLEEVVEADLILHVRDMADPDRASQAGDVEEILKSLGLNEGDGRKLVEVWNKIDLLSEEAAEDLKTRAEKSENAIAVSSVTGEGIDELLMRIETIISGKLVSRNVTLGPDQMKLVPWIYERGRVSEREDMEDGSVMIEVEFTTADSEELDRRMGNGPKPSDSWEDDLDD, translated from the coding sequence ATGGAAGAGGCTGTTGGCCTTGCCGGTGCGATCGATCTCCAGGTCGCTGAAGCCCTGATCGTGCCGATTTCGGCACCGCGTCCGTCGACCCTGTTCGGCAAAGGCAAGATGCTCGAGGTAAAGGGGGTGATCGAAACAACCGGGTCCGGGCTTGTTATCGTCGACCATCCATTGACTCCCGTGCAGCAGCGCAACATGGAAACGGAATGGAAGGTCAAGGTCATTGACCGGACCGGCCTTATTCTGGAGATTTTTGGCAGGCGTGCTTCCACCAGGGAAGGCGTTCTGCAGGTTGAACTTGCCCATCTCAATTACCAGAAGGGCCGCCTTGTCCGCAGCTGGACCCACCTTGAGCGCCAGCGCGGTGGCGGCGGCTTCATGGGTGGCCCTGGTGAAACCCAGATCGAGGCCGACCGGCGGCTCTTGCAGGACCGCATCGTCAAGCTGGAACGCGAGCTCGAGCAGGTTCGCCGCACACGGCAATTGCACCGCGCCAAGCGCAAGAAGGTTCCGCACCCGATCGTGGCGCTGGTCGGTTACACCAATGCTGGCAAATCGACGCTGTTCAACCGGGTGACCGGCGCAGAAGTTCTTGCCGAGGACATGCTGTTTGCAACGCTGGATCCAACGCTCAGACGCATGAAGCTGCCGCACGGAAACACAGTGATCTTGTCCGACACGGTGGGCTTCATCTCCAGTCTGCCGACCCATCTGGTCGCTGCCTTCCGCGCCACACTCGAAGAGGTGGTGGAAGCGGACCTGATCCTGCATGTGCGCGACATGGCGGATCCCGACCGTGCTTCGCAGGCTGGTGACGTTGAGGAAATCCTCAAAAGCCTCGGCCTCAATGAAGGCGACGGCCGCAAGCTAGTCGAGGTCTGGAACAAAATCGATCTGCTCTCTGAGGAAGCCGCGGAAGATCTCAAGACCAGGGCCGAAAAATCGGAAAATGCGATTGCCGTTTCATCGGTGACCGGCGAGGGCATCGACGAGTTGCTGATGCGCATAGAGACGATCATCTCCGGCAAGCTGGTCTCGCGAAACGTCACGCTCGGGCCCGATCAGATGAAACTGGTTCCCTGGATCTATGAGCGCGGGCGTGTGAGCGAACGTGAGGATATGGAAGACGGTTCGGTGATGATCGAAGTCGAATTCACGACCGCCGATTCCGAGGAACTCGACCGGCGCATGGGCAATGGCCCCAAACCATCTGACAGCTGGGAAGATGACTTGGACGATTAA